A genomic region of Corticium candelabrum chromosome 6, ooCorCand1.1, whole genome shotgun sequence contains the following coding sequences:
- the LOC134181052 gene encoding large ribosomal subunit protein eL13-like encodes MALKRNNMIPNAHFHKHWDRRVRTYFDQPGRKKRRRLLRVKKARTIAPRPLAGPLRPIVRCPTFKYNCKVRAGRGFTLEELRAAGISPKYAQTIGIAVDHRRRNKSTESLQANVQRLKEYRSKLIVFPKKLSKPKKGDSDAEELKLAQQLGGPLMPIQQVFPPSKAREITDEERKISVFNSMRVARANARLAGVRAVKAKKAAEEAAQDPLKKK; translated from the exons ATGGCGCTAAAGCGAAACAACATGATACCCAACGCGCACTTCCACAAACACTGGGATCGGCGCGTGCGTACGTATTTCGACCAGCCGGGACGCAAAAAGCGACGCCGTCTGCTTCGTGTGAAGAAGGCACGAACCATAGCGCCTCGACCGTTGGCGGGTCCCCTCAGACCGATAGTCAGGTGCCCGACCTTCAAGTACAACTGCAAGGTGCGCGCCGGTCGTGGGTTTACTCTCGAGGAGCTGAGGGCTGCGGGTATTAGTCCGAAGTATGCGCAGACGATAGGAATTGCTGTGGACCATCGGAGGCGGAATAAGTCGACGGAATCGTTGCAGGCGAACGTGCAGAGGTTGAAGGAGTACAGAAGCAAGCTTATTGTATTTCCGAAGAAGTTGAGCAAGCCGAAGAAGGGCGATAGTGAT GCCGAGGAACTCAAGTTGGCACAACAGTTGGGTGGTCCTCTGATGCCCATACAACAAGTATTCCCTCCCAGCAAAGCTCGCGAGATCACCGACGAAGAACGAAAGATCAGTGTGTTCAACTCGATGCGTGTAGCTCGCGCTAACGCTCGTCTAGCCGGTGTTCGAGCAGTGAAAGCAAAGAAAGCAGCCGAGGAAGCAGCGCAAGATCCGCTCAAGAAGAAGTGA
- the LOC134181270 gene encoding uncharacterized protein LOC134181270 — MSSSEPLSTPEYRPQGEQFLALVVLLGTLVLVLVVVFVICRRCRAKAYHRLFCTLSPEEENALPSCRNFLKVERWRVKSSSPERSPLLDDNNSQMESHGSESTKRMKGDSSSNKTHDSKHNSNDELLPPRICPVHGNSASSLEMSEASSFGSSPSWVIVTKRKDAEGGVQDGSDYTMDSEDSDIVKADPSTESARLEFQQQAASGVDSNPRNSSLSARESTHNHKSDDWDQKRHPIDDRDDSHMLERSHNQRSQLENMENRSTQTSQVEAKKNEIHSRYNFRDSRVATSTVAGDFVRSKPGGSTDSQSSRRPPTNICTYASTDDHSAQASQGKAKDKPRLGCISRSSLLYPTGANSSTVTGDSGRSGSAYGQSVMHRPPIKINTHSNSSPQSSDWWQGRDKIPNSETVSPHADRSSSWQSHESSTSQERRTEDLGSDSAVHSSRAGRVAQQHTGRNVTDEKEHALQDKSRYQNVDQSKRATTANEECHRSPYLSRSRQHNQPPTRPPDEAVKPLQDYPYVPDQHCTSDQVRESETCIRNKSVDSQSTNVEQVSEPHIPLSTYQLPPGFRGPAPTTESRIVGYSMQGSDPSHSSTFVPTAPSVTDTTSHNKQQKTKVNATEPDGVSDLFIINDYAACEWKGTTSKAVKMLKGYKMIPVFIRCTQLRRIRGDNYCAIRASMFQAFVTRLPVLEHFASEDLKKVPRRLYEGGCHWLCNWSFANRMANLQREEVIDHLEQCLDVLSLRASHVNTFRDGEKCLRYVLREFNGDRKIDFAIMEAMKLLMLEQAVSLYRRMQRGEDVPVWVFILFARDTSPDPQTLVRNHFNNVGDTGGLEQIEMFLLGHTLKATLQVFRPSQVDAEDFVSRYPDDLGEHSPVLPLIAEDDRHYNIIATNIYSIV; from the exons CGTTCACCATTGTTGGATGATAATAATTCTCAAATGGAGAGTCACGGTAGCGAATCTACGAAACGCATGAAAGGAGATTCTAGTTCAAACAAGACACATGATTCTAAACATAATAG TAATGATGAGCTGCTCCCTCCACGTATTTGTCCAGTTCATGGCAACAGTGCATCATCTTTGGAGATGAGTGAAGCAAGTAGTTTTGGCAGTAGTCCGTCGTGGGTTATTGTGACTAAACGTAAGGATGCTGAGGGAGGAGTCCAAGATGG GTCAGACTATACTATGGATAGTGAAGATTCAGATATTGTAAAAGCAGACCCTTCCACAGAAAGTGCAAGGTTGGAGTTTCAGCAGCAAGCAGCTTCAGGAGTTGATTCTAATCCAAGGAATAGCTCATTATCAGCAAGGGAAAGTACTCACAACCACAAATCTGATGACTGGGATCAGAAGAGGCATCCAATTGATGATCGAGATGACAGTCACATGTTGGAGAGGAGTCATAATCAACGATCGCAGTTAGAAAATATGGAAAATCGTTCTACACAAACATCGCAAGTGGAGGCTAAG AAGAATGAAATACATTCAAGATACAACTTTAGAGATTCAAGAGTGGCAACATCTACAGTCGCCGGAGATTTTGTTCGTAGCAAACCCGGTGGTAGTACTGACAGTCAATCAAGTCGTCGACCTCCAACTAACATCTGTACGTATGCAAGTACTGATGATCATTCAGCACAAGCATCGCAAGGGAAAGCCAAG GACAAACCACGTTTAGGATGCATCTCTAGAAGTTCGCTGCTGTATCCAACGGGAGCAAATTCTTCAACAGTTACCGGAGATTCTGGTCGTAGTGGTAGTGCCTATGGTCAAAGCGTGATGCATCGACCTCCAATCAAAATCAACACCCATAGTAATTCATCACCACAGTCATCTGATTGGTGGCAAGGTAGAGACAAGATTCCTAACTCTGAAACTGTTTCTCCACATGCAGACCGATCAAGTTCATGGCAATCACACGAATCGTCAACATCACAAGAACGTAGAACTGAAGATCTCGGGTCTGATTCAGCAGTGCATTCTTCGCGTGCAGGACGAGTAGCGCAACAACACACAGGAAGAAATGTTACTGATGAAAAAGAGCATGCATTGCAGGATAAGTCTCGTTATCAAAATGTTGATCAAAGTAAGAGAGCAACCACAGCGAATGAGGAGTGTCATCGATCACCTTATTTAAGCAGGAGCAGGCAACACAATCAGCCACCAACTCGGCCACCAGATGAGGCAGTAAAACCTCTTCAAGATTATCCGTATGTTCCTGATCAACACTGTACTTCTGACCAAGTGCGTGAATCAGAGACTTGCATACGTAATAAGTCTGTGGACTCACAAAGCACTAACGTTGAGCAAGTATCAGAACCTCATATCCCTCTGTCTACTTACCAACTACCACCCGGGTTCAGAGGTCCAGCACCTACAACAGAAAGTAGAATTGTGGGGTATAGTATGCAGGGGTCAGATCCTTCTCATTCGTCAACTTTTGTACCTACTGCTCCTTCAGTTACTGATACAACTtcacacaacaagcaacagaagACAAAAGTGAACGCTACAGAACCAGACGGAGTCAgtgatttgtttattattaatgATTATGCTGCTTGTGAATGGAAGGGAACGACGAGTAAAGCTGTGAAGATGCTGAAG GGTTACAAGATGATTCCGGTGTTCATCCGTTGCACTCAACTTCGTCGCATTCGAGGCGACAATTACTGTGCCATCCGCGCATCGATGTTTCAAGCGTTTGTTACTCGGCTACCAGTGTTGGAACACTTTGCGAGTGAAGACCTGAAGAAG GTGCCTAGGCGTTTATACGAGGGAGGGTGCCATTGGTTGTGCAACTGGAGTTTTGCAAACAGAATGGCAAATCTACAAAGAGAGGAGGTGATTGATCATTTGGAGCAGTGCTTGGATGTTCTTAGTTTGAGA GCTTCACATGTAAACACATTTCGTGATGGCGAGAAGTGTCTGAGGTACGTGCTGCGTGAATTCAATGGAGATCGGAAAATCGATTTTGCGATTATGGAGGCGATGAAGCTGCTGATGCTGGAGCAGGCGGTTTCGTTGTATCGACGAATGCAGCGTGGCGAAGACGTTCCGGTGTGGGTGTTCATTCTGTTCGCACGCGACACGTCGCCCGATCCGCAAACGTTGGTACGAAACCATTTCAACAACGTCGGCGATACGGGAGGATTAGAACAG ATCGAGATGTTTTTATTGGGTCATACACTAAAGGCAACACTGCAAGTGTTTCGACCGTCTCAGGTCGATGCGGAGGACTTTGTCAGTCGGTATCCCGACGATCTCGGCGAGCACAGCCCCGTGCTGCCACTCATCGCCGAAGACGATCGACATTATAATATCATTGCCACAAACATATATAGCATCGTGTGA
- the LOC134181578 gene encoding uncharacterized protein LOC134181578 produces the protein MDESELAKDVMICYSRADLSFLKILADALTSQNLSVWYDTQDIDKGSSWVESISVAIRDCKAIVFMLSQSSLQSLYCKEELLMARAYGKPIFPVALDSSGKLLNSLPNWALIIVPIQWTFLSEDSWNESEYRKLYICIERAIGRRRTTSIDEFTDELEQQVHESSSSGAMSFREFWSLSFPEGTDRVDCLELCRKMTGRCATQLGWIAGDESAGYEGSLFDKLELQEAITVLCNDIALRLTQKETVKGGEGLEVEKRLVLKLLDMSEDDLLISRLVDYWGRFDAIKQSLLSHMRSTGLSMLGSGINMDNVHYYISLASYRSPDGSVEAGQPVVKQSKGQVRSAADDANVRCQATLALGCCTDKDPTLRTLTVERITANLDDRDRLVREAASRALGRLKAVRSVPKLISVWRNDFIHPVRVAAREVLLKLADEFAEARDAMDLTEKLQGEMNGYV, from the exons ATGGACGAGTCTGAGTTGGCAAAGGACGTCATGATTTGCTACTCGAGGGCTGATTTGAGTTTCCTGAAAATCCTAGCAG ACGCTCTGACCAGTCAAAATCTGAGTGTGTGGTACGACACACAAGATATCGACAAAGGTTCTTCATGGGTTGAGTCCATTTCTGTTGCAATTCGAGATTGTAAA GCTATTGTTTTTATGCTTAGTCAGAGCTCGCTGCAGTCTTTGTATTGTAAGGAGGAACTTTTGATGGCTCGTGCATATGGAAAGCCTATTTTTCCAGTGGCTTTGGATAGCAGTGGGAAACTACTGAACAGTTTGCCGAATTG GGCTCTTATTATCGTGCCTATTCAATGGACATTCCTATCTGAAGACTCGTGGAACGAGTCCGAGTACCGGAAACTCTACATCTGCATCGAACGAGCGATCGGACGTCGACGAACAACATCGATCGACGAATTCACCGACGAACTTGAACAACAAGTTCACGAGAGTAGTTCATCTGGCGCCATGTCATTTCGCGAATTCTGGTCTCTTTCGTTCCCGGAAGGAACCGATCGGGTCGATTGTCTCGAGTTGTGTCGCAAGATGACAGGCCGATGTGCTACTCAACTTGGATGGATTGCTGGGGACGAGAGTGCCGGCTACGAAGGCAGCTTGTTCGACAAGTTAGAGCTGCAAGAGGCCATCACCGTTCTATGCAATGATATCGCATTACGGCTGACACAGAAAGAGACAGTGAAAGGAGGTGAGGGTCTCGAGGTGGAGAAAAGATTGGTGCTCAAGCTGCTTGATATGAGTGAAGACGATTTGTTGATTAGCCGACTGGTTGACTACTGGGGTCGCTTTGATGCCATCAAGCAATCACTGTTGTCACACATGCGTAGCACGGGATTGAGCATGTTGG GTTCTGGCATCAACATGGATAACGTTCACTACTACATATCGTTGGCAAGCTACCGCTCACCGGATGGTTCGGTCGAAGCCGGTCAGCCCGTCGTGAAACAAAGCAAAGGGCAGGTGCGTTCAGCCGCCGACGATGCCAACGTTCGTTGCCAGGCGACtctcgctcttggatgctgcACTGACAAAGATCCAACTCTGAGAACACTGACGGTCGAGAGGATTACGGCTAATCTTGATGATCGAGATCGATTGGTCCGAGAAGCTGCTTCGAGGGCTCTAGGACGACTGAAGGCGGTCAGAAGCGTTCCCAAGCTCATTAGTGTTTG GAGAAACGATTTTATTCATCCAGTTCGAGTGGCTGCCCGAGAGGTTCTTCTCAAGTTGGCCGACGAGTTTGCTGAGGCCAGAGATGCAATGGATCTGACAGAGAAACTACAAGGGGAAATGAACGGCTACGTGTAG